From the genome of Papaver somniferum cultivar HN1 chromosome 2, ASM357369v1, whole genome shotgun sequence, one region includes:
- the LOC113352670 gene encoding uncharacterized protein LOC113352670, producing MSLDHFRPPAKKLKTIESFFKPKRGDKSSELLPSTDNVGMPTSSHHEHGTSQQQKKPSYAQPTISSKAKEVAVQINGGTYERDPGLRRQIYEYPVNQCDEVRRAYLKQGPFKPRLSKYPPTWDGRQDRYFQYSWLRHHSWLEYSIEKNKVYCFPCFIFETDPPKRPAFTIEGFSDFKHIGSNKTVFTCSFVQHVGHIKYSHMVVVEACENLRRPSLHIDRVFRKQSKELIAKNRLRLKVAIETVRVLGLHACPFRGNDESLESKNRGKFIGLMKYAAISNDKIAEVVLGNAPGKAMYTSPKIQKEILYILANKVKDTIHAEIGDAKFCILVDEAQDSSVQEQMAIVLRFVDTNGCIRERFFAVRSVEDTTSLTLKREISEALASHGLLVENIRGQGYDGASNMRGAWNGLQALFLRDCPYAYYVHCFAHRLQLALVEAAI from the coding sequence ATGTCACTCGACCATTTTCGTCCACCGGCTAAGAAGTTAAAAACGATAGAGTCATTTTTCAAGCCTAAAAGGGGTGATAAATCAAGTGAGCTGCTTCCTTCTACTGACAATGTTGGCATGCCTACATCATCACACCATGAACATGGTACTTCTCAGCAGCAAAAGAAGCCATCATATGCTCAACCAACTATATCTAGTAAAGCCAAAGAAGTTGCAGTTCAAATAAATGGAGGTACTTATGAGCGTGATCCAGGTTTGCGGCGCCAAATTTATGAATATCCAGTGAATCAATGTGATGAGGTACGTCGAGCTTATTTAAAACAGGGACCTTTCAAACCTAGATTATCAAAATATCCTCCTACTTGGGATGGAAGACAAGATCGTTATTTTCAATATAGTTGGCTGAGACATCATTCATGGCTAGAGTACTCTATCGAAAAGAACAAAGTGTATTGCTTCCCTTGCTTTATTTTTGAAACGGATCCACCTAAGCGTCCTGCATTTACAATAGAAGGTTTCTCAGATTTCAAGCATATTGGTTCTAATAAGACGGTATTTACATGTTCATTTGTTCAACATGTTGGACATATCAAATATTCTCACATGGTAGTTGTGGAAGCTTGTGAAAATCTTCGGAGGCCATCTCTCCATATTGATAGAGTTTTTCGTAAACAAAGTAAGGAGCTTATAGCAAAGAACAGGCTACGACTAAAGGTAGCAATTGAGACAGTTAGAGTGCTTGGTCTTCATGCATGTCCTTTTAGAGGTAACGATGAGTCATTAGAGTCAAAAAATCGTGGTAAGTTTATTGGTTTGATGAAATATGCAGCCATATCGAATGACAAGATTGCTGAAGTTGTCTTAGGAAATGCACCTGGAAAGGCAATGTATACTTCACCGAAGATTCAAAAGGAAATTCTATATATTCTCGCTAACAAGGTAAAGGATACTATTCATGCAGAAATCGGAGATGCTAAATTTTGTATTCTTGTAGATGAAGCACAAGATTCATCAGTTCAAGAGCAAATGGCTATTGTTCTGAGGTTTGTTGATACTAATGGTTGCATTAGAGAGCGGTTTTTTGCAGTCAGAAGTGTTGAGGACACCACGTCATTAACTTTAAAGAGGGAGATTTCCGAAGCTCTTGCTTCACATGGTCTTTTAGTTGAAAATATTCGGGGTCAGGGGTATGATGGTGCTAGTAATATGAGAGGAGCATGGAATGGGTTGCAGGCATTATTTCTTAGAGATTGTCCATATGCTTATTATGTCCATTGCTTTGCTCACAGGTTACAACTAGCATTAGTAGAAGCAGCTATCTGA